A window of Xylanibacillus composti genomic DNA:
CAAAATATCGAGACGGTCAATTACGTCAATATTCCGGCGGATACACCTATTCTGTTCAAGCTGACTTCGGCCAGCACGATGCAGTCGTTCTGGGTGCCTGCGCTGGGCGGGCAGAAATACACAATGGGCAAGATGGAGACAGAAATGTTCCTGGTCGCAGACCACCCTGGCTCCTACTTCGGCAAGAACACAAACTTCAACGGACGCGGCTATGCGCAGATGGAATTTGAAGTGTTGGCGCAGACGCCTGCGGAATTCGAGAAATGGGTAGAAGACGTGCACGCCACCGCTCCTCCTCTAACAGAAGAGAAGTATGAGGAACTGCTGAAGCCGTCGCATCTCGGCCGTCTGACGTTCACGAATACACATCTTGAGTGGGTCAATCACGCGGATGTCGATTCGCCGACTTACACGAACCCGGAGCTTTACCGCTATCACGGCTATCAGGGCAGAGTGTTTGAAGCGGATGACCATTACTTGAACCGCAGGCCATCAGCAGAAATAGAAAATCATCACCATACCCCCCACAACGAAGGAGGCGAGCACCATGGGCATTAAGTGGGACGAGTTTTTCATAACGGGCGATCCGCTCATTCTGGGTTCCCAGATCGCCATTGCGCTCACGATGCTCGGCATCGTAGCCGGCCTGACCTATCTCAAAAGGTGGAAATGGCTGTGGCGCGAGTGGCTGACAACCGTCGATCACAAGCGGATCGGAATTATGTATATCATATCTGCTGTTCTGATGTTTTTCCGCGGCGGCATGGACGGCCTGCTCATGAAGGCGCAAACCTCGAGGCCGGAAATGACCTTCCTGGAC
This region includes:
- the qoxA gene encoding cytochrome aa3 quinol oxidase subunit II, producing MKRYPPQKRWMLTLAFLPVLILSGCETNMVVFRPQGPVARSIMELINWSLWWMLLVVVVVFALFAYIVWKYRERPGTEDIDPPEEHGSTKLEIIWTAIPILIVIALTVPTVKTLYALEEIPKGYEHKDTVVIHVTSADWKWIFSYPEQNIETVNYVNIPADTPILFKLTSASTMQSFWVPALGGQKYTMGKMETEMFLVADHPGSYFGKNTNFNGRGYAQMEFEVLAQTPAEFEKWVEDVHATAPPLTEEKYEELLKPSHLGRLTFTNTHLEWVNHADVDSPTYTNPELYRYHGYQGRVFEADDHYLNRRPSAEIENHHHTPHNEGGEHHGH